The genomic interval AGCCGGTTTGCACTGCCGTCATAACGTTTACCCCCGCTCAATTAATAAATTCAAATATTTCTATATGATGGTTTGAAAAGAAAGTCATCTTGCGATGACTCGCGGACAACTGTTCCGTTACGCCGGATCAAATAGACAAGTATCTATCTGCCATTATAGTCAAAGATAGAGACTTGTCAATGGGTTAGCGGCAAATCACAGAAAAAAGCAGAATCAGCCGGCATCCGCCTTTCAGCGAATTCTGCCTTCCAGACGGCTATTCAGAAAATTATGATTGGGATAATCAGGAAGAAACATTTTCACGGTAGCTTTGACGATATCCTTACGCACACTATCCATAAACGGATTAAAAACCACTTTCATCTCGTGCAGCACCTGAGGCGGCAGTGTGCAGAAGATATAATCAAAATTGGGGTAGTTGTATTTTCTACTGATTCCGGATTTACTCTTGCTGATCGAAACCGAGGGCTTGCCTTTGCCGACATCAATGTAGCAGCGCAGTCTCGTTTCCTGCTCATATTCCCAGATCTTCGTTTTAGCGAAACCGATGCAGGTCGAATAAACTGCGTCGCCGCTGTCCTCGCCGTCTTTGCGCGCATTGAATTCAAACTTGGATAAATCATCGTCGTATAAGACATCCAGCAATTTGACATCCCGAACTTCCCAACCTTTTTCGATTGCCAAATAGTTATTTTTATCTTCCAGGAAGTCCAGGTGATCAAACCGCAGGGACAACCCCATTTTATCATTCGCGTAAATTTTCCACATGGGAATTGTTTCTGTACTGTGGTGTGTAAAACAAAGTGTGAATACTTTATTTTTATACAGGGGCAGTGCTCGTTCTTCTTCGATGGGATCATTGAATTTTTTTAACTGGGATAATCGGATCGATCGATCAGAGACAATATGAGCGAGTGTTTCCAAGTTGGTAAAATGATAATAGCTGTCATGCGCTTTTGCTTTTTCATTTTGTTGGGTGTAAAACTCTTTTTCATTCAAACTCAAGTCTGATCCCTCGCTTTGCGTTGGCTGCTTTTGTTTTGGCTGCTCATCAGGTGCAATCGCATTATACACCATACCGCTGTAAAAAGCTAGAGAAAAGGCCGGCAAAGCAGGTTCTGTGGCGTAAAAAGGCGGAGAGATCACATTTTTTTTGCAAATTGCTTGCCGTCTTCTATGCTAAGCCATAACAAGGACGCGCGGATTTTCCGGGAATCTGCTTTGCCAATCCGCTTGGTAGTACCGTTGAGAACAAGGTCTGATTTGAATTTTTCCTGAAACAGAGTTCTTTTTTTCAGCTGCGAAAGGGAAACCTCTCTGCTTTGCAGAATAAAAATTAATATTGCTTGATCAAATCACGGTTTCGACAGTAAAAACGGCAGATATGCTGGTTTCTGTTTGCCTGATCGAACCGGTCTGGAGGGACTTTATGGAGAGAATTCTGGCGATTTTCGCTGATTTTAGTTTACTCGACGCAGTTGATGTGCTGATCGTCTCCATCGCCATATCCAGTTTGATTATGATGATTCGCAATACGCGAGCCATTCAACTGGTCAAAGGATTGCTCTATGTCTTGCTGGCTTTTGCCGTCAGCTCGTTTCTGGAATTGAAAGCGATCGGCTGGCTGATGGATAAGATTTTGACCTTAGGCATTGTCGCTATTCCTATTGTTTTTCAATCCGAGCTGCGTAAGGTTTTGGAGGAATTGGGCCGCGGTACTTTTTTTCATAAACAAACGGCGGATCAAATACAAATCAACCAGATGTTTACTGAAATTATCAAAGCGGTGGATACGATGTCAGCCGCCAAAACCGGCGCTTTGATTGTTTTAGAACGGAAAACCGGCTTAAGGGAATATATGGAAACCGGAGTCGAGCTGGACAGTCTGGTTACCAGTCAGCTGCTGCTGAATATCTTTTATAAGAATACACCGCTGCATGACGGGGCTGTGATGATTCGGAATAACCGCATTGTTGCCGCTGCCTGCTATCTGCCGCTGTCCGCCAATCCGGAAATTGCGCAGGAATTGGGCACGCGACATCGGGCGGGGATTGGCATCACCGAACAATCCGATTGTCTGACCATTATTGTATCCGAAGAAACGGGTGCCGTGTCTTTAGCCAAAGCAGGCAAATTAATTCGTTATCTGGATGGCAAAATGTTGGGCGAATTGCTGCAGCAGACTTATTTCGAAGCAGAGAATACCCTGCAGGCTGCCTTGCCGGCCTGGCTGCGCTGGGGAGGGAAAAAAGATGAATAAGATTTTTTCTTCCAATGTGGCCGTGCGTATTTTATCGGTTTTAATTGCGCTGACGATTTGGGTCGTAGCCAGCGAACAGTCAAATAAGCAAGTGGCAAGCAACGAAATGAGTAAGAACTTTTATCGTATTCCCATTGAGGTGCTGAATGTCCCCGCGAATTATGCCATTTCTTATGATTATACCGCCGTGGAAAGCATTGTACTGAAGGGTTCTTCTTCTTTGCTGACCGATATGCTCGGTCAGGAGATTACAGCCAGTATTGACCTGAAAGGTTTGAGCGAGGGAGAATATGATCTGGAGATTAATCTGCGTTATCCTGCCGGATTAAGCATCGAAGCAGTCCAACCGCACAAAGTACATGTCAGCTTGGTCAGCAGCATGAGCCGGGTGATGGATGTAGAAGTAATCATCACGGAACAGCCGGCCGATGCCGCTGTTGACCCTGTGGTGACGATTCAACCGGAAACTGTCTTGGTCGTCGGTTCCCGTTCCACCCTGGAGCAGGTAGCGCAGGCGGTTGTGCTGGTCGACTTAAGTGAACGCAGAGGGAATTTTGAACAGAGTATGGAGGTGAAGATCCTGGACAGCGCCGGCAACAGCGTGGAAGGTGTCAGCTTGCAGCCCAGTTTGGTCGCCGTAACGATTCAACTTCTGCCCGCCAAGGATATCGGTTTGGTTTTACCGGATTCATTGGCGATTCCGGAGGGATGGGTGCTGCAGAATTATACCTTTTCTCCGACAACGGTCCGGATCAATGGCGACCTTGAACAACTGGCTTTGATTGAGACATTGCCGGTGAAAATGAGTGTTCCGGATCTCACAGCCGAGGATAAAGCCAGCGAAGAGATCGTGAAATCATTGCGTACCACCATCCAATTACCGGAGGGGATTACTTTGGCGCAGGAGATGCCCAATACCGTCAGGGTAACACTGACGCTGAAACGGGTGAGCGGCGGTACAACTGGGATCTCTGCGGGGGGAACCGGCAATTGAGCGAAGCGGCAAACCCGCTCGCTTCTGATGCTATAAATTCGGGAGATGAGCGAAGCAAAAACATCGCAAGTAACTTCTGGGGGGCAGTGAGATGGCAAGATTATTTGGTACGGACGGAGTCCGCGGTATTGCAAACACGATATTAACACCGGAATTGGCATTTCAATTGGGGCGGGCGGCTGCGGCAGTGTTAACGCCGCAACAGGAAAAGCCGACGATTTTGGTAGGTAAAGACCCAAGATCTTCCGGAGAGATGTTGGAAGCAGCCTTAGCGGCGGGCATGATGTCGAACGGTGCGCAGGTGATTTCTCTTGGCATCGTCACCACGCCGGCGGTAGCCTATCTGACCAAGCAAATGGCGGTGCAGGCGGGGGCGATGATCTCCGCTTCGCATAACCAGGTGGAGGATAACGGTATTAAGTTTTTCTCGCATGACGGCTATAAATTACCGGATCGCACAGAAGATGCCATCGAAGCATACCTGTGCCGGGATCAGGACGTTAGTCTGAGGCCGACCGGCGCCGCAGTGGGCAGTTGGCAGCGAAACGATACGGCGATTCAACTTTATCTGCATCATCTGCGGCAAAGCATTGCCGGAATCAGACTGGATGGTTTGCATATCGTGCTTGATTGCGCGAATGGCGCCTCCGCTCCTCTGGCAGCTGATTTGTTCCGCAGTGTCGGTGCTAAGATAACGACGCTGCATGCCAAGCCAAACGGAGCGAACATTAATCTGGACTGCGGTTCCACGCACCCTGCCAGTTTACAAAAGGCAGTCAAGCAAATGGGAGCGGATTTCGGATTTGCTTTTGACGGGGATGCCGACCGTTGTTTGGCTGTGGATGCTGACGGTAATTTGGTCGATGGCGATCAAATTATGGCCATGCTGGCGCTGCATTTAAAACAAAAGGGCAGCCTGAAGAAAAACACATTGGTTATTACGGTAATGAGCAACCTCGGCTTAAAGAAAGCTATGGCAGAACATCAGATTGAGCTGCAGATTACAGCGGTGGGAGACCGATATGTTTTGGAAACAATGCTGGCTAAGGGATACAACCTGGGCGGAGAACAGTCCGGTCATATCATTTTAACTGATTTTTCCACAACCGGTGACGGTATGCTGACCGGATTACAAATTGCAGCCATGCTGAAAGAAAGCAAGGCGACAATGCGGGAGAAGGCTGAGGTGCTGCATAAATTCCCGCAAGTCCTGCTGAATTGTAAGGTGGAAGATAAACAGGCTGCCATGCGGAATACCGTCTTCTCTCAAGCGGTGGCAGAAGAGACAGCGGCCTTGGGCGAGCGGGGGCGCATTTTAGTACGGTCTTCCGGTACCGAGCAGCTGATTCGAATTATGGTTGAAGCGTAACAGGAAGAAGAAGCGGCAGCAATTGCCAGGCGCCTGAGCCTGTATTTAAGGAATGATGCACGGATAGTAGAATAGGAGGGATAGCGTATGTGTGGGATTATGGGTTATGTTGGACCAAAGGACGCACTGCCGATCATTCTCGACGGGTTACGTTGTTTGGAATATCGGGGGTATGATTCCGCCGGGGTAGCGATCATCGACGCAGGGAAATTGAACCAGCTGAAAAGCGCAGGGCGGTTATCGGAACTGGAAGCCATTTTGAAAGAAAAACCACTGACGGGGCATATCGGCATCGGTCATACCCGCTGGGCAACGCATGGCGAACCCAACAATGAAAATGCTCATCCTCATTTGGGCAGCCGCGGTCGGATCACGCTCATCCATAATGGTGTGATTGAAAATTACAAAGAATTACGCCAGGAACTCATAACCAAAGGAATTGCTTTGCTTTCCCAAACCGATTCGGAAGTAGTGGTTAATTTATTGGAAGAAACCGAATTGCCGCTGATGCAGGCGTTGGATGTGGTATTACCCCGTTTGCGCGGCGCTTATGCTTTGGTTATGCTGGATCTTTGGCAACCGGATCGTATTGTTGTGGCGCGCAAAGACAACCCGGTGGTCATCGGTTTGGGCAAAGGTGAAAATTATGTTGCTTCCGATATTCCGGCGCTGCTGCCCTATACGCGCGAAATGATTTTTCTGAATGACGGCGAACGCGCCGTGATAACCAAAGAAAAGGTGATCTTTTACCAGCAGGACGGCGGCGAAATTGAAAAGCAGCCGCAGGAAATTACCTGGACGGCGGAAGCGGCCGATAAAGTCGGTTTTGAACACTATATGCTGAAAGAGATACATGAACAGCCCAAAGTACTGCGCGAAACAATGAGAGAACGCATGCCGAATGCCGACGGCAGAAAGTTCTTCGCTGAAATGGATGCTTTTCCCTGGGACTGGCAGCAGGTGAACCACATTCATATCGTGGCATGCGGTACAGCGTATTACGCCGGTATGGCAGGTAAATATATGATTGAGCGCGTTGCCCGTATTCCGGTGGAAGTGGATATGGCGTCGGAATTTCGTTATCGGGAGCCCATCCTGAAGACTAGCGATGTGGTGATTATTATCAGTCAATCCGGTGAGACGGCGGATACCCTGGGCGCGTTGCGTGAAGCGCAGCGTAGAGGCGCTAAAGTCCTGGCCGTGACCAATGTCATGGGCAGCACGGTTTCCCGTGAAGCCGATTTTGTTGTCTATACCCAAGCCGGTCCGGAAATTGCCGTGGCGTCCACCAAAGCCTATATTTCCCAGTTGCTGATTATGTTAATGCTGGCCTTCAAATTAGGCAATCTGCGCGGTCAGGTAACGGATACGGAATTAGCGCTGTGGATGGAAAAACTGCGCGTCCTGCCTTATTGGGTGGAGAAAGTATTGCTGCAGGAAAAAATAATTGCCGATTGGGCCAGGCAAATCGCAGGATATCAGAACTTCTTCTTTATCGGACGCGACCTGGATTACGCTTTGGCCCTGGAAGGCGCCTTGAAATTAAAGGAAATTTCCTATATTCATGCGGAAGCCTATGCGGCCGGTGAATTGAAGCATGGTCCGCTGGCCTTGATTTCCGGCGGCACTCCGGTGGTCGCCCTGACGACCCAGAGCCGTTTGGTGGAAAAAGCGCTGAGCAATATTGAAGTGGTCAAAGCCCGCGGTGCATTGGTTTATCATATTACCAATGCGGAAATCATCAGCCGCAGCGAAGACAACGAACATATCCTCGCTTTGCCTGAATTGGATGATCTTTTAATGCCGATTCTGGCGATTGTGCCGCTGCAGCTGCTAGCCTATCACGCGGCGGTGACCAAGGGCAACAATGTGGATAAACCGCGGAATTTAGCCAAGAGCGTTACCGTGGAATAAATGTTCGGTCTGTTTTTTTTCGCAGCACGGACGAGCGGAATGCAGGGATCTGTTTTCTCAAAAAGGGAGGAGTAAAACCTTGGGAAAAGAGGTCCCTTTTTTTACTTTGCATCAGAAACAACCGCCGGCCGGAAGTACAAAAAAACAGGCAGCGCTGAGCGCCGTGAGCAGGAAAAGCTTGGTCAAAGCAAGAAAATTATACGTATTCGCAGCTTGAAATTTCGTCCGGAAGCAACAGTAAGGGGTTATTATGGAACAATACCAAAGTAATGTGAGGCATAATATCATCGGAGGTTTGCTGGGAACTTTTGTTCTGGGATCCGCCAGCTACGCAGCGACTTTTCTCAAAGCGCTGGGCGGAACGGATCTCCATTTTGCCATGCTGAATGCCTTGCCGGCGATGATTGCCGTGATAGCGCTGATTCCCGGAGCGATGTTGATTGACAGCGCCAAAAACAAATTGAAGACTGTTTTGATTGTCTGTTTGGTCTCGCGCCTGTTTT from Negativicutes bacterium carries:
- a CDS encoding DUF2971 domain-containing protein; this encodes MSLNEKEFYTQQNEKAKAHDSYYHFTNLETLAHIVSDRSIRLSQLKKFNDPIEEERALPLYKNKVFTLCFTHHSTETIPMWKIYANDKMGLSLRFDHLDFLEDKNNYLAIEKGWEVRDVKLLDVLYDDDLSKFEFNARKDGEDSGDAVYSTCIGFAKTKIWEYEQETRLRCYIDVGKGKPSVSISKSKSGISRKYNYPNFDYIFCTLPPQVLHEMKVVFNPFMDSVRKDIVKATVKMFLPDYPNHNFLNSRLEGRIR
- the glmM gene encoding phosphoglucosamine mutase, whose amino-acid sequence is MARLFGTDGVRGIANTILTPELAFQLGRAAAAVLTPQQEKPTILVGKDPRSSGEMLEAALAAGMMSNGAQVISLGIVTTPAVAYLTKQMAVQAGAMISASHNQVEDNGIKFFSHDGYKLPDRTEDAIEAYLCRDQDVSLRPTGAAVGSWQRNDTAIQLYLHHLRQSIAGIRLDGLHIVLDCANGASAPLAADLFRSVGAKITTLHAKPNGANINLDCGSTHPASLQKAVKQMGADFGFAFDGDADRCLAVDADGNLVDGDQIMAMLALHLKQKGSLKKNTLVITVMSNLGLKKAMAEHQIELQITAVGDRYVLETMLAKGYNLGGEQSGHIILTDFSTTGDGMLTGLQIAAMLKESKATMREKAEVLHKFPQVLLNCKVEDKQAAMRNTVFSQAVAEETAALGERGRILVRSSGTEQLIRIMVEA
- the glmS gene encoding glutamine--fructose-6-phosphate transaminase (isomerizing), whose product is MCGIMGYVGPKDALPIILDGLRCLEYRGYDSAGVAIIDAGKLNQLKSAGRLSELEAILKEKPLTGHIGIGHTRWATHGEPNNENAHPHLGSRGRITLIHNGVIENYKELRQELITKGIALLSQTDSEVVVNLLEETELPLMQALDVVLPRLRGAYALVMLDLWQPDRIVVARKDNPVVIGLGKGENYVASDIPALLPYTREMIFLNDGERAVITKEKVIFYQQDGGEIEKQPQEITWTAEAADKVGFEHYMLKEIHEQPKVLRETMRERMPNADGRKFFAEMDAFPWDWQQVNHIHIVACGTAYYAGMAGKYMIERVARIPVEVDMASEFRYREPILKTSDVVIIISQSGETADTLGALREAQRRGAKVLAVTNVMGSTVSREADFVVYTQAGPEIAVASTKAYISQLLIMLMLAFKLGNLRGQVTDTELALWMEKLRVLPYWVEKVLLQEKIIADWARQIAGYQNFFFIGRDLDYALALEGALKLKEISYIHAEAYAAGELKHGPLALISGGTPVVALTTQSRLVEKALSNIEVVKARGALVYHITNAEIISRSEDNEHILALPELDDLLMPILAIVPLQLLAYHAAVTKGNNVDKPRNLAKSVTVE
- the cdaA gene encoding diadenylate cyclase CdaA, whose product is MERILAIFADFSLLDAVDVLIVSIAISSLIMMIRNTRAIQLVKGLLYVLLAFAVSSFLELKAIGWLMDKILTLGIVAIPIVFQSELRKVLEELGRGTFFHKQTADQIQINQMFTEIIKAVDTMSAAKTGALIVLERKTGLREYMETGVELDSLVTSQLLLNIFYKNTPLHDGAVMIRNNRIVAAACYLPLSANPEIAQELGTRHRAGIGITEQSDCLTIIVSEETGAVSLAKAGKLIRYLDGKMLGELLQQTYFEAENTLQAALPAWLRWGGKKDE